A region from the Benincasa hispida cultivar B227 chromosome 10, ASM972705v1, whole genome shotgun sequence genome encodes:
- the LOC120089512 gene encoding pentatricopeptide repeat-containing protein At1g06270, translating into MIYGFPVNHLQNVLINSYVLQHKNSPFRSSMNIGRTKTSAFLLGFHKFLRQYSSIHSISPSQALQESIKAAVESKSYKKLPDLFPSLREACHNPNLFLFLSTFPVNVRTQIVDEILQSLISIRPRSRSQFVHVSLLFYTLQISSPFPLSLPVLQRILHSGYVPAPQTHLLLSSAWLKQRSQSKSVANILMDMRSIGYKPDSNICNYIISSLCATDELAEAFQVLKGMGGAGCFPDLESYGTLISAVTAVRQTDKAVELLKEMVLKVKLTPRQGTIINVVAALRANREVRRAVEIIELLEKESHNVGFESYELLVEGCLECREYILAGKVTMGMTERGFIPYIKVRQKVVEGLAGIGEAEFASAVRRKFVGLKS; encoded by the coding sequence ATGATCTATGGGTTTCCTGTGAACCATTTGCAGAATGTTTTGATAAACAGTTATGTGCTACAACATAAGAATTCTCCTTTTCGTTCTAGCATGAATATTGGAAGAACAAAGACTTCTGCATTTCTACTCGGTTTCCATAAATTTTTGCGGCAATATTCTTCGATCCACTCAATATCTCCATCACAAGCCCTTCAAGAGAGCATTAAAGCTGCAGTTGAATCAAAGTCGTATAAGAAACTTCCAGATTTGTTTCCTTCTTTGCGAGAAGCTTGCCATAACCCCAatcttttcttgtttctctCTACTTTTCCTGTTAACGTAAGAACACAAATTGTGGATGAGATATTGCAATCTTTAATATCTATTAGACCTCGCTCAAGATCCCAATTTGTCCATGTTTCTCTGCTTTTCTACACTCTTCAAATCTCTTCACCCTTTCCCCTCTCTCTTCCAGTCCTCCAGAGGATTCTCCACTCTGGTTATGTCCCTGCCCCGCAGACCCATCTTCTCCTCTCTTCTGCCTGGCTAAAACAACGTAGCCAGTCTAAATCTGTTGCTAATATCTTGATGGATATGCGGTCAATTGGGTACAAGCCTGACAGTAACAtatgtaattatattatatccTCTCTTTGTGCCACTGATGAATTAGCAGAGGCTTTTCAAGTATTGAAAGGAATGGGAGGGGCAGGGTGTTTTCCTGACTTGGAGAGTTATGGCACCTTAATTAGTGCAGTAACAGCTGTTAGACAGACAGACAAGGCAGTGGAATTGCTGAAagaaatggttttaaaagttaaattgaCACCAAGACAAGGAACGATTATCAATGTTGTGGCTGCTTTACGAGCAAACCGAGAGGTAAGGAGAGCAGTTGAGATCATTGAGCTGTTGGAGAAGGAGAGTCACAATGTTGGATTTGAGAGCTACGAGCTTCTTGTTGAAGGTTGTTTGGAGTGTCGCGAGTATATTTTGGCAGGAAAGGTGACCATGGGGATGACAGAGAGAGGGTTTATACCATATATCAAGGTCAGGCAAAAGGTTGTTGAGGGGCTGGCTGGCATTGGAGAAGCAGAATTTGCTTCTGCTGTAAGACGCAAATTTGTAGGGTTGAAGTCTTAG
- the LOC120089513 gene encoding ervatamin-B has product MEAYRMIWNVGLMSLILWVIWTPTMVFMAMDYPPGSSSGDLQGRYQKWMSKYGRQYKSREEWERRFTIYQLNVQYIDNFNSLDHSYTLAENNFADLTNDEFKETYLGYKTDWLPDTCFRYGNMVDLPTNVNWRKEGAVTPIKNQGQCGSCWAFSAVAAVEGINKIKTGKLMSLSEQELVDCDVASGNQGCNGGFMDKAFQFIKKTGLTTETEYPYRGIESTCNKQKVRNHTVEISGYEKVPANDEKSLKAAVANQPVSVAIDAGGYDFQFYSGGVFSGNCGKQLNHGVAIVGYGQASNKSYWLVKNSWGTDWGESGYIRMKRDSTDKRGTCGIAMMASYPIKD; this is encoded by the exons ATGGAAGCATATAGAATGATTTGGAATGTGGGTTTGATGTCTCTAATTCTCTGGGTTATCTGGACACCCACAATGGTATTTATGGCAATGGACTACCCCCCAGGATCTAGTTCTGGTGACTTACAAGGCAGGTACCAGAAATGGATGAGTAAATACGGTCGACAATACAAGAGCAGAGAAGAGTGGGAGCGGAGATTCACAATTTATCAGTTGAATGTTCAGTACATTGACAACTTCAATTCTCTGGATCATTCATATACTCTAGCTGAAAATAACTTTGCAGATCTCACAAATGATGAGTTTAAGGAGACTTACTTGGGGTACAAAACTGATTGGCTTCCTGATACATGCTTTAGATATGGAAATATGGTAGATTTGCCTACTAATGTTAACTGGAGAAAGGAAGGTGCAGTTACTCCAATAAAGAATCAAGGCCAATGTG GGAGCTGCTGGGCATTCTCTGCAGTAGCAGCAGTGGAAGGcatcaacaaaataaaaacagGAAAATTGATGTCTCTATCAGAACAAGAGCTTGTGGACTGCGATGTGGCCTCGGGGAACCAGGGATGCAATGGTGGTTTCATGGACAAAGCATTTCAATTCATCAAGAAAACTGGACTCACTACAGAAACAGAATATCCATACAGGGGAATTGAATCTACATGCAATAAACAAAAAGTGAGAAACCACACCGTGGAAATAAGTGGATATGAAAAAGTGCCTGCCAATGATGAGAAAAGCTTAAAAGCAGCCGTTGCTAACCAGCCAGTCTCTGTAGCAATTGATGCAGGGGGATATGATTTTCAGTTCTATTCTGGTGGAGTCTTCTCAGGCAATTGTGGAAAACAACTCAATCATGGAGTGGCAATAGTTGGGTATGGGCAAGCTAGCAACAAATCTTATTGGCTTGTCAAGAATTCATGGGGCACTGACTGGGGTGAATCTGGTTACATAAGAATGAAACGTGATTCAACTGACAAGCGAGGTACTTGTGGCATAGCTATGATGGCTAGCTACCCCATCAAAGACTGA
- the LOC120088804 gene encoding glycine-rich RNA-binding protein 4, mitochondrial-like: MMSNTNSLILLGRKALTNTQTQILSFRYFRSQAASSSSAPSSSPSAPNSRLFVAGLSWSMDERSLKDAFSSFGEVTEVRIMYDKDSGRSRGFGFVNFTNENDAQCAKDAMDGKALLGRPLRISFALDKVRGGPVVVPRLSNIDNVVDRRS; encoded by the exons ATGATGAGCAACACGAACAGCTTGATACTGCTTGGAAGAAAAGCACTCACCAATACCCAAACTCAAATTCTGAGCTTTCGTTACTTCCGTTCTCAAGCCGCCTCCTCCTCCTCGGCTccctcttcttctccttctgcACCAAACAGTAGGCTCTTTGTTGCAG GGTTGTCTTGGTCGATGGACGAGAGATCATTGAAAGATGCGTTTTCTTCCTTTGGGGAGGTTACTGAAG TCAGGATAATGTATGATAAAGACTCAGGTAGATCCAGAGGCTTCGGATTTGTGAACTTCACAAATGAAAATGATGCACAATGTGCAAAAGATGCAATGGACGGAAAG GCATTATTAGGGCGACCGTTGAGGATAAGCTTTGCCCTTGACAAGGTCCGTGGAGGACCTGTTGTCGTTCCTCGACTTTCAAACATTGATAACGTTGTGGACCGAAGGTCTTGA